A portion of the Fusibacter sp. A1 genome contains these proteins:
- a CDS encoding hydrogenase subunit MbhD domain-containing protein, with product MDYINIIIVAIMIIGSVAAAMIRNLLSAVIIFMVYSLMMAVLWQRMNAPDLAITEAAVGAGITTILFVIALNRMKVAKK from the coding sequence ATGGATTATATCAATATCATCATAGTGGCCATCATGATTATCGGATCTGTCGCTGCAGCCATGATCAGGAATCTACTAAGCGCTGTCATCATTTTTATGGTTTACTCGCTGATGATGGCTGTCTTATGGCAAAGAATGAATGCGCCTGATTTAGCGATTACCGAGGCGGCAGTCGGTGCGGGAATCACTACGATTTTATTTGTGATTGCACTGAATAGGATGAAGGTGGCAAAAAAATGA
- the mbhE gene encoding hydrogen gas-evolving membrane-bound hydrogenase subunit E: MKQIFVVILTLGLIGFLMLGVMDMPAFGSDNATVHNELMDKYINDAVSDTGAINIVSAMILDYRAFDTFIEASVIFTALICVFTVLKKGALNHEK; the protein is encoded by the coding sequence ATGAAACAGATATTTGTTGTGATACTGACTCTCGGACTTATTGGTTTTTTAATGCTTGGTGTCATGGATATGCCGGCGTTTGGTAGCGATAACGCTACGGTTCATAATGAGCTGATGGATAAATATATAAACGATGCGGTGAGTGATACTGGAGCGATTAACATCGTCTCTGCTATGATTCTTGATTACAGGGCGTTTGATACTTTTATTGAAGCCTCGGTTATTTTCACTGCGCTAATATGCGTGTTTACGGTTTTAAAGAAAGGAGCGCTTAATCATGAAAAGTAG
- a CDS encoding MnhB domain-containing protein: MKSSLIKNITYILLPFIQVFGIYIIVFGHLSPGGGFAGGSILGSSLILNRFVSGKEQSEQMFKSKHLLRLACSSLIMYGVLKGYVFISAFFGLHSLVGPGVPGTIISGGFILPLNILVGLVVAITFYFIAIIFEEGDIENAKFAE; the protein is encoded by the coding sequence ATGAAAAGTAGTTTGATTAAGAACATAACTTACATATTGCTACCCTTTATTCAAGTATTCGGCATTTACATAATTGTTTTCGGGCATTTGTCTCCAGGTGGCGGGTTTGCAGGAGGAAGCATCTTGGGCTCGAGCTTGATACTGAATAGGTTTGTAAGCGGTAAGGAGCAATCGGAGCAAATGTTTAAGAGCAAGCACCTGCTAAGACTCGCATGCTCTTCACTGATCATGTACGGGGTTTTAAAAGGATATGTGTTTATCAGTGCGTTTTTCGGTCTTCATTCGCTTGTCGGTCCCGGCGTGCCCGGTACAATCATTAGTGGTGGATTTATCTTACCTTTAAACATTCTTGTAGGGCTTGTAGTTGCGATAACTTTCTATTTTATCGCAATTATTTTTGAAGAAGGTGATATTGAAAATGCCAAATTTGCTGAATAA
- a CDS encoding sodium:proton antiporter produces the protein MPNLLNNYMQAASVILFGIGFMVLLLNNNMIKKIIGMNIMDTSIFLLFISIGFIDGKEAPIIVDAKVSGLGYVNPIPVGLMLTGIVVAVSVTAFMLALTIKLYETYGTIELDEIQMIKGGKYDT, from the coding sequence ATGCCAAATTTGCTGAATAACTATATGCAGGCTGCCTCTGTGATCCTGTTCGGTATAGGATTTATGGTGCTTCTTTTGAACAACAATATGATAAAAAAGATAATTGGTATGAATATCATGGACACTTCGATATTTTTACTCTTTATATCCATCGGTTTTATCGACGGTAAGGAAGCGCCTATCATCGTTGATGCGAAAGTAAGTGGTCTTGGATATGTCAATCCTATTCCAGTGGGTCTTATGCTTACTGGAATTGTTGTGGCAGTCAGTGTAACCGCCTTTATGCTTGCGCTGACTATCAAACTTTATGAGACCTATGGGACAATCGAACTGGATGAAATTCAGATGATCAAGGGAGGAAAATATGACACATGA
- a CDS encoding complex I subunit 5 family protein, which yields MTHDLTYMLMTNANFSLVDSFKLTPLLTIVILMLGAFSLPLIKTKKGIYVVSLLLGSIAFLLNVANTVYVAMHGPYLFDIGHFPAPFGIVFKIGEIESVVSLFFTFVMLMISWYSYHSLEKEIKDHRVGLFQTLTTLLLASILGIVYTYDVFNGFVFLEVSTLAACGLIVIKDKEANIKATIKYLILSSLGSGLVLMGIAFLYSVSGHLNMLYIKEALSQNMTGNENLILLSLILFTIGLGLKGAMYPLHIWLPDAHSSAPSPSSAILSAVVIKAPVIFLIKLYYLVFGFDVVSHTFILDLLLIFGSLGMIIGSLMAKAQTELKRMIAYSSVAQMGYIFFGIGLGNKLGLVMAIYHVIAHSVTKSSLFLAAGSFIEQTGNKTIKDFKGIGKEMPITLGIFTLSALSLVGIPVLPGFISKWNLAMASIETGKIYLLAVILASSMLNAVYYFPIIINGYFGEENLDGKIYRSKSKPIKALLSLIILSVVMVGVGFMSGVLIDFIEKGIYL from the coding sequence ATGACACATGATCTTACATACATGCTTATGACAAATGCGAATTTCAGTTTAGTGGACAGCTTTAAACTCACTCCTTTGTTAACTATTGTGATACTGATGTTGGGTGCGTTCTCTTTACCGCTGATTAAGACAAAAAAAGGGATTTACGTTGTTTCCCTACTGCTAGGTTCAATCGCTTTCTTATTGAATGTTGCCAATACGGTTTATGTAGCTATGCACGGACCGTATCTATTCGACATCGGTCATTTTCCTGCTCCTTTTGGAATCGTATTCAAAATAGGCGAGATCGAGAGTGTGGTCAGCCTATTCTTCACCTTTGTAATGCTGATGATTTCGTGGTACTCGTACCATAGCCTCGAAAAAGAAATCAAGGATCATCGTGTGGGTCTGTTTCAGACCTTGACAACACTGCTATTGGCATCGATTCTTGGAATTGTCTATACCTATGACGTATTCAACGGATTCGTCTTTTTAGAGGTCAGTACTTTAGCAGCATGTGGTTTGATTGTCATAAAGGACAAGGAAGCAAACATCAAGGCGACGATCAAATACCTCATATTAAGCTCATTAGGCTCTGGACTGGTACTCATGGGTATCGCCTTCTTATATTCTGTGTCTGGACATCTGAACATGCTTTATATCAAAGAGGCTTTGTCGCAAAATATGACCGGAAATGAGAATCTTATACTACTGAGTTTGATTCTATTCACGATAGGACTAGGGCTTAAAGGTGCGATGTATCCACTTCATATCTGGCTGCCAGATGCACACTCCTCTGCGCCGAGTCCGTCGAGTGCGATATTGTCGGCTGTGGTGATCAAAGCGCCTGTTATTTTCTTGATTAAGCTTTATTATCTTGTCTTCGGGTTTGATGTCGTCTCGCATACGTTTATCTTAGATCTCTTACTGATTTTCGGATCCTTAGGGATGATTATAGGATCACTAATGGCGAAGGCGCAGACAGAACTTAAGCGTATGATCGCTTATTCAAGCGTTGCCCAGATGGGTTATATCTTCTTTGGAATCGGGCTAGGAAACAAGCTGGGTCTTGTGATGGCGATCTATCATGTCATCGCACACAGTGTGACAAAATCGAGTCTCTTCCTTGCTGCCGGGTCCTTTATTGAACAGACGGGCAATAAGACGATCAAGGACTTTAAAGGGATAGGCAAAGAAATGCCAATCACTCTTGGCATATTCACACTGAGCGCTTTGTCACTTGTCGGCATACCGGTACTTCCCGGGTTTATTAGCAAATGGAATCTGGCGATGGCTTCTATCGAAACAGGTAAGATCTATCTGCTGGCGGTGATTTTAGCAAGCAGTATGCTCAATGCGGTCTATTATTTCCCGATCATCATCAACGGTTACTTTGGAGAAGAGAATTTAGACGGTAAGATATACCGGTCAAAAAGCAAGCCGATCAAAGCGCTGTTATCCTTGATTATCCTGTCGGTAGTCATGGTGGGAGTCGGCTTTATGTCAGGTGTGCTAATTGACTTTATTGAAAAAGGGATCTACTTATAA